One Vitis vinifera cultivar Pinot Noir 40024 chromosome 8, ASM3070453v1 genomic window carries:
- the LOC100256934 gene encoding protein DETOXIFICATION 24: MCSFPQLSSPKDSPGLIPPTFFSQLPPPIFQFRIMDSDNEERLQSSEVEGKNALKGRIWEESKKTLRIAFPTMLFRVASFGMAVVTQLFVGHFGQIELAAYALIQTILVLFVSGVLQGMSSATETLCGQAFGAKQYHTMGIYLQRTWIVNLIAAKIMLPLFIFATPIFRLLGQAEEISTVAGKISLWFIPYVYYLLFSRTIQRYLQAQLKNMVIGWLSAFSFVFHVLLSWIFVSKLKLGIPGAMSALNISSWLVVISQFVYVLGGWCPETWKGFTTAAFANLLPVIKLSISSGVMLCLELWYGAIILLLAGYLKNATVAIAAFSICLNISAWALMFFLGFLGAVCVRVSNELGKGNARAAKFAVKVSSSISICIGVLFWILCFVFGQNFSYLFTSNKEVAETVSSLSILLAFSVLVNSVQTVLTGVAVGAGWQGVVAFVNVGCLYILGIPLGVFLAYVAHLSVRGMWIGMLCGVAMQSLVLFYLTWRTNWDEQVRKTAERLNKWSLKPPEEPNQNPPQA; the protein is encoded by the exons ATGTGTTCATTTCCGCAACTGTCTTCACCCAAGGACTCCCCAGGACTCATCCCACCGACCTTCTTCTCTCAACTTCCACCACCGATATTCCAATTCAG GATTATGGATAGCGATAATGAAGAGAGGCTTCAGAGTTCAGAAGTAGAAGGTAAAAATGCTTTGAAAGGGAGGATTTGGGAAGAATCAAAGAAGACATTGAGGATTGCATTCCCAACTATGTTATTTAGGGTGGCTTCATTTGGAATGGCTGTTGTGACACAATTGTTTGTTGGTCACTTTGGTCAGATAGAACTTGCTGCATATGCACTCATTCAAACCATCCTTGTACTTTTTGTAAGCGGGGTCTTG CAGGGGATGTCAAGTGCAACCGAAACTCTTTGTGGGCAAGCATTTGGAGCAAAACAATACCACACGATGGGTATCTACTTGCAACGGACATGGATTGTTAATCTTATTGCTGCCAAAATTATGTTACCTCTATTCATCTTTGCAACACCCATATTCAGATTACTTGGCCAAGCAGAGGAGATATCAACAGTAGCTGGAAAAATCTCTCTGTGGTTCATTCCCTATGTCTACTATCTTCTTTTCAGCAGGACCATCCAAAGGTATTTACAAGCTCAGCTCAAGAACATGGTTATTGGATGGCTTTCTGCTTTCTCATTTGTGTTTCATGTGCTCTTGTCCTGGATCTTTGTGAGTAAACTGAAGTTAGGAATTCCTGGAGCAATGAGTGCATTGAACATATCTAGTTGGTTAGTGGTCATCTCTCAGTTTGTCTATGTGCTTGGAGGTTGGTGTCCAGAAACATGGAAAGGATTCACCACTGCTGCCTTTGCTAACCTACTGCCTGTTATAAAGCTCTCAATATCCTCTGGTGTGATGCTTTG CTTAGAGTTATGGTATGGTGCTATCATACTCTTATTGGCAGGATATCTGAAAAATGCAACAGTTGCCATAGCTGCATTCTCAATTTG ccTCAATATTAGTGCATGGGCACTTATGTTCTTCCTTGGCTTCCTAGGTGCCGTATG TGTGCGGGTATCAAATGAGCTGGGGAAAGGAAATGCCAGAGCTGCAAAATTTGCCGTTAAAGTCAGTTcaagtatttcaatttgtatTGGAGTGCTCTTTTGGATTTTGTGTTTTGTCTTTGGGCAAAATTTTTCATACTTGTTTACTAGTAATAAGGAAGTGGCAGAAACTGTTTCAAGTCTCTCCATTCTTCTTGCTTTCTCAGTCTTGGTTAATAGTGTTCAGACAGTACTCACAG GTGTGGCTGTCGGTGCCGGTTGGCAAGGTGTGGTTGCATTTGTCAATGTTGGTTGCTTATATATTCTTGGGATTCCATTAGGAGTTTTTCTTGCTTATGTGGCTCATCTCTCAGTTAGG GGTATGTGGATTGGAATGCTTTGTGGAGTGGCCATGCAGTCGCTTGTGCTTTTCTACTTGACATGGAGAACTAATTGGGATGAACAG GTTAGAAAAACAGCCGAGCGTCTCAACAAGTGGTCCTTGAAGCCTCCAGAAGAACCCAACCAGAACCCCCCTCAAGCCTAA